One window of the Parasphingopyxis algicola genome contains the following:
- a CDS encoding NAD-glutamate dehydrogenase, with product MNQVPHNSQSEQTEAHIAAIADALVHGALPGETDNFSDAEALEAARFVAAAAAERLPGMAEVRLESITDDKGRRFMRMAIVNDDMPFIVDSITGAVGAHGLTVLRLLHPIVSVARDEHHHIVKLGAEGDTANRESFVYLEIDRADARTRLELLGDVHQVLLDVRAAVRDWPALQERMRTDAEKIADREGKALLEWFVDHHFTQVGHYVEDRQGNRETGLGIFRAPGPSCWNQRTREAAFSYFENGGSAPLLSKADRIATVHRRVPLDLAIVPIRENGELARLSVHAGLWTSVALNAPADEVPVLRGRLEALEKDLGFDPNSHAGKALEHALSRLPHDILIAFDGESMKQAALTAMSLADRPRPKLLLIKGPMQRHLFAFVWMPRDEMSTTRRTTIGARLEEATGSMISSWSIELGDGDLAFIRYTLDIGENAEDPDAEALDAEIEQMVRGWSPAVEAELGERLPSARAARLTLTYANAFPNGYRSEYGAEEAAKDILRLRGLTEYQRGVRLYRLEGDTGSQLRLKLYRLGASIPLSDTVPVLENFGFRVLEEIPTPLDGGRLGYIHDFLLEIDDVPDLDGLIERAGIKEGALSAVLEGRAENDEFNQLIVSVGLNPRDVTLLRAWFRYLRQTGLSYGLATVVETLRDEPDITRAIVELFDTLHNPDFEGDRDSEVHAINSRTDGALTKVAAIDDDTILRAIRAVVNACLRTNAFSPAANEALAFKLDSSAIPGLPAPVPWREIWVYSPRVEGIHLRGGPIARGGLRWSDRRDDFRTEILGLMKAQLVKNAVIVPTGAKGGFFPKALPNPAEDRDAWIAEGTESYRIFIRTLLSVTDNLVENDVVHPDRVVIRDGEDPYFVVAADKGTASFSDVANAIALERKFWLGDAFASGGGHGYDHKAMGITAKGAWISVQRHFLEMGIDVQTDPIRVGGCGDMSGDVFGNGMLLSKAIKLVAAFDHRHIFLDPDPDPAASWDERNRLFELPRSSWEDYDEKLISKGGGVFSRSQKEIPLSPEVREMLGVSEEVMRPSQIISAILKAEIDLIWFGGIGTYIKASSEAHIEVGDPANDKLRVNGKNVRAKAVGEGANLGLTQAGRIEFAMHGGRINTDFIDNSAGVDCSDNEVNIKIPLNREMAEGRLEFDDRNALLVSMTDEVADLVLEDNRLQTLALSLAEHDGHDALPSQVRVIEILESNGRIDREVEGLANNEELLRRGQENRGLTRPELSVLLAHSKLNLQDAVEATDLPEDPTLEPLLHHAFPTAMRERFPGAIANHRLKRQIVATKIANRVINRIGIIAPFELAVEEGVGLAQVAIAYFAADTLFDLETLWEAIETAEISEADRFRLFDSARMSLRLHLSDIIRNSDPTTMPNAIAELLAPGIERLDAAADDLLKEEARHQSDAMRERLGDIDVDPALVARIVRLYELDGAVGTSALAARLGVNELEVTRAYTRLGEALGLDWAKAAALRFGTSDPWERLLAAGLSRDFEQLRLDFLARNRSGDPVSDVESWLTSQRPRVRQFSELIGRARTAPTPSAAMLAQIGAQARILLGREG from the coding sequence ATGAATCAGGTTCCGCACAACTCGCAAAGCGAGCAAACCGAAGCCCATATCGCAGCCATTGCCGACGCCCTCGTCCATGGCGCGCTGCCCGGGGAAACCGACAATTTCAGCGATGCCGAAGCTCTTGAAGCCGCACGTTTCGTCGCCGCCGCCGCGGCGGAACGCCTGCCGGGAATGGCCGAGGTCCGGCTGGAATCGATCACCGACGACAAGGGACGCCGTTTCATGCGCATGGCGATCGTCAACGACGACATGCCCTTCATCGTGGACTCGATTACAGGCGCCGTCGGCGCCCACGGACTGACGGTCCTGCGGCTGCTCCACCCGATCGTTTCGGTGGCGCGCGACGAACACCACCATATCGTCAAGCTGGGCGCCGAAGGCGATACGGCGAACCGCGAGTCCTTCGTCTATCTCGAAATCGACCGGGCCGATGCCCGCACCCGTCTCGAGCTGCTCGGCGACGTCCATCAGGTCTTGCTCGACGTTCGCGCCGCCGTGCGGGACTGGCCGGCGCTGCAGGAGCGTATGCGGACCGATGCCGAGAAGATTGCCGACAGGGAAGGCAAGGCTCTGCTCGAATGGTTCGTCGACCATCATTTCACCCAGGTCGGGCATTATGTCGAAGACCGGCAGGGCAATCGCGAAACCGGACTCGGCATCTTCCGCGCGCCCGGCCCCTCCTGCTGGAACCAGCGCACGCGCGAGGCAGCATTCAGCTATTTCGAGAATGGCGGCTCCGCCCCGCTGCTGTCCAAGGCCGACCGGATCGCGACCGTCCACCGGCGGGTGCCACTCGACCTGGCGATCGTGCCGATCCGCGAGAATGGCGAGCTGGCCCGCCTGTCGGTCCATGCGGGCTTGTGGACCAGCGTCGCGCTCAACGCGCCGGCCGACGAGGTCCCCGTCTTGCGCGGCCGGCTCGAAGCGCTGGAGAAGGATCTGGGATTCGATCCCAACAGCCACGCGGGCAAGGCGCTCGAACATGCCCTGTCGCGCCTGCCCCACGACATATTGATCGCCTTCGACGGGGAGTCGATGAAGCAGGCGGCGCTGACCGCGATGTCGCTCGCCGACCGGCCGCGCCCGAAGCTGCTGCTGATCAAGGGGCCGATGCAGCGGCACCTCTTCGCCTTTGTCTGGATGCCGCGCGACGAGATGTCGACCACGCGGCGCACGACGATCGGCGCCCGGCTCGAGGAAGCGACGGGTTCGATGATATCGAGCTGGTCGATCGAACTGGGCGACGGCGATCTCGCCTTTATCCGCTACACGCTCGATATTGGAGAGAACGCCGAGGATCCTGACGCCGAGGCGCTCGATGCGGAGATCGAGCAGATGGTCCGCGGCTGGTCGCCGGCCGTCGAGGCCGAGCTTGGCGAGCGCTTACCCTCGGCCCGTGCGGCGAGGTTGACGCTGACCTACGCCAATGCCTTTCCAAACGGATATCGCAGCGAATATGGCGCCGAGGAAGCCGCCAAGGACATCCTGCGCCTGCGCGGCCTGACCGAGTATCAGCGCGGCGTCCGGCTTTATCGGCTCGAGGGCGATACCGGATCGCAGCTGCGCCTCAAACTCTATCGCCTCGGCGCGTCGATACCGCTGTCGGACACGGTGCCGGTGCTGGAGAATTTCGGGTTCCGCGTGCTCGAGGAAATCCCGACCCCGCTCGACGGCGGACGGCTCGGCTACATCCATGATTTCCTGCTGGAGATCGACGACGTGCCCGACCTGGACGGTCTTATCGAACGCGCCGGGATCAAGGAAGGCGCGCTGTCGGCCGTGCTCGAGGGTCGGGCCGAAAATGACGAGTTCAACCAGCTGATCGTTTCGGTCGGCCTCAATCCGCGCGATGTGACGCTGTTGCGCGCCTGGTTCCGCTATCTGCGCCAGACGGGTTTGAGCTATGGCCTCGCCACGGTCGTCGAAACGCTGCGCGACGAACCCGATATCACGCGCGCGATCGTCGAGCTGTTCGATACGCTGCACAACCCGGATTTCGAGGGTGATCGGGACAGCGAGGTTCACGCGATCAACAGTCGGACCGACGGCGCGCTCACCAAGGTGGCGGCGATCGACGACGACACGATCCTACGCGCGATCCGCGCGGTCGTAAATGCGTGCCTGCGGACCAACGCCTTTTCGCCGGCCGCCAACGAAGCGCTGGCGTTCAAGCTCGACAGTTCGGCCATTCCGGGCCTTCCCGCGCCCGTGCCGTGGCGCGAGATCTGGGTGTACAGCCCGCGCGTCGAAGGCATTCACCTGCGCGGCGGCCCGATCGCCCGCGGCGGCCTGCGCTGGTCCGACCGGCGCGACGATTTCCGGACCGAGATTCTCGGCCTGATGAAGGCGCAGCTCGTCAAGAATGCCGTGATCGTCCCGACCGGAGCAAAGGGCGGCTTTTTCCCCAAGGCGCTGCCCAACCCCGCCGAGGATCGCGACGCCTGGATTGCGGAAGGCACCGAAAGCTACCGCATCTTTATCCGGACCCTGCTGTCGGTGACCGACAATCTCGTCGAAAACGACGTCGTCCATCCCGACCGCGTCGTGATCCGCGATGGCGAGGACCCCTATTTCGTCGTCGCTGCGGACAAGGGCACGGCGAGCTTCTCCGACGTCGCCAACGCGATCGCTCTGGAGCGCAAATTCTGGCTCGGCGACGCGTTCGCGAGCGGCGGCGGCCACGGCTACGACCACAAGGCGATGGGCATCACCGCCAAGGGCGCCTGGATCTCGGTTCAGCGCCATTTCCTCGAGATGGGGATCGACGTGCAGACCGATCCGATCCGGGTCGGCGGGTGCGGCGACATGTCCGGCGACGTGTTCGGCAACGGCATGCTGCTCTCCAAAGCGATCAAGCTCGTCGCGGCGTTCGACCACCGGCATATTTTCCTCGATCCCGATCCCGATCCCGCAGCGAGCTGGGATGAGCGCAACCGGCTGTTCGAGCTCCCGCGCTCGAGCTGGGAGGATTATGACGAAAAGCTGATTTCCAAGGGCGGTGGCGTCTTTTCGCGCAGCCAGAAGGAGATCCCGTTGTCGCCCGAGGTACGGGAAATGCTCGGCGTGTCCGAAGAGGTGATGCGGCCGTCGCAGATCATTTCGGCGATCCTCAAGGCCGAGATCGACCTGATCTGGTTCGGTGGTATCGGTACCTATATCAAGGCGTCGAGCGAAGCGCATATCGAGGTCGGCGACCCGGCGAACGACAAGTTGCGCGTGAACGGCAAGAATGTCCGCGCCAAGGCGGTCGGCGAGGGCGCCAATCTCGGGCTCACCCAGGCGGGCCGGATCGAGTTCGCCATGCATGGCGGACGTATCAACACCGATTTCATCGACAACAGCGCGGGCGTCGATTGTTCGGACAATGAGGTCAATATCAAGATCCCGCTCAACCGCGAAATGGCGGAAGGCCGGCTGGAATTCGACGACCGCAACGCGCTGCTCGTTTCGATGACCGACGAGGTCGCCGACCTGGTCCTCGAAGACAACAGGCTGCAGACGCTCGCATTGTCGCTCGCCGAACATGACGGGCATGACGCGCTGCCGAGTCAGGTACGCGTGATCGAGATCCTCGAAAGCAACGGCCGGATCGACCGCGAGGTCGAAGGACTGGCGAACAATGAAGAATTGCTACGGCGCGGCCAGGAAAATCGCGGCCTGACCCGCCCCGAACTCTCCGTGCTCCTCGCGCACAGCAAACTGAACCTGCAGGACGCCGTCGAAGCGACCGACCTGCCCGAGGATCCGACGCTCGAACCGCTGCTCCACCACGCCTTTCCGACCGCGATGCGCGAACGATTCCCCGGCGCGATCGCAAACCATCGGCTGAAACGCCAGATCGTCGCGACGAAGATCGCCAATCGGGTGATCAATCGCATCGGGATTATCGCGCCGTTCGAGCTCGCGGTGGAGGAGGGCGTCGGCCTCGCCCAGGTCGCCATCGCCTATTTCGCGGCCGACACGCTGTTCGATCTCGAAACGCTCTGGGAAGCGATCGAAACGGCCGAGATCAGCGAGGCGGACCGGTTCCGGCTGTTCGATAGCGCGCGGATGAGCCTGCGGCTCCACCTCTCGGACATCATCCGCAACAGCGACCCGACGACGATGCCGAACGCGATCGCCGAACTGCTCGCGCCCGGCATCGAGCGTCTCGACGCCGCCGCCGACGACCTTCTCAAGGAAGAGGCGCGGCACCAGTCCGACGCGATGCGCGAACGCCTCGGCGATATCGACGTCGACCCCGCGCTCGTCGCCCGGATCGTGCGCCTCTACGAACTGGACGGTGCGGTCGGCACGTCTGCGCTCGCCGCCAGGCTCGGCGTCAATGAGCTCGAAGTAACCCGGGCCTATACCCGGCTCGGCGAAGCACTGGGACTGGACTGGGCCAAGGCGGCGGCCTTGCGGTTCGGCACGAGCGACCCGTGGGAACGGCTGCTCGCCGCGGGGCTGAGCCGCGACTTCGAACAGCTGCGGCTCGATTTCCTGGCGCGCAACCGGAGCGGCGACCCGGTCTCCGATGTCGAGAGCTGGCTCACCAGCCAGCGCCCCCGCGTTCGGCAGTTCAGCGAATTGATCGGCCGGGCGCGGACGGCGCCGACCCCGAGCGCAGCAATGCTCGCCCAGATCGGTGCGCAGGCCCGGATCCTGCTCGGTCGGGAAGGTTAA
- a CDS encoding PAS domain-containing protein, protein MDNPQPFDTEQSGVSDVEGDATIDAPPEIGTDERRMHVRAYNHWASLLHDRAYPSIEDLDPASIGDFGPNSVLLDFTGGVSDPSIAWLGGALRAECNIEDGIESIADVPPRSLLSRLTDHYMQIIANQAPVGFEAEFENHRDVNTLYRGILMPFSSDDDTIDFIYGVINWKEIASADVQADLEQAVDQSLATNLPVMDESAAVWADGPSTGFAGDPDVDNMPALDEGGFAASDDRVAEPESVADHLLVARQSAEQAKSADQRSRAALYEALGRAYDFALSAEAEPGDYQEILEDAGITGQDRAPMTPVVKLVFGVDYDKTRLTEYAAALSHAKREHIAAGTFADYLKAQKGGLKAVVAAERAARRPATRPDRLEAAREELRDAPAQAYVELDSDADTGEEFALLMARRLPDGRLAVIGAVPHDKALTERAIRKTAG, encoded by the coding sequence ATGGATAATCCCCAGCCTTTCGACACCGAGCAGAGCGGTGTTTCCGATGTGGAAGGCGATGCCACGATCGATGCGCCGCCCGAAATCGGTACCGATGAGCGGAGGATGCATGTCCGCGCCTATAATCACTGGGCCTCCTTGCTGCACGACCGCGCCTATCCGTCGATCGAGGATCTCGACCCGGCCAGCATCGGCGATTTCGGCCCCAACAGCGTGCTTCTCGACTTTACCGGCGGGGTCAGCGATCCGTCGATCGCCTGGCTTGGCGGCGCGCTGCGGGCCGAGTGCAACATCGAAGACGGAATCGAGAGCATCGCCGATGTCCCGCCCCGCTCGCTGCTCTCCCGCCTGACCGACCATTATATGCAGATCATCGCCAACCAGGCTCCGGTCGGGTTCGAGGCGGAGTTCGAAAACCACCGCGACGTCAACACGCTGTATCGCGGCATCCTCATGCCCTTCTCGTCCGACGACGATACGATCGACTTCATCTATGGCGTCATCAACTGGAAGGAAATCGCCAGCGCCGACGTGCAGGCCGATCTCGAGCAGGCGGTCGACCAGTCGCTCGCGACCAATCTGCCGGTAATGGACGAAAGCGCCGCTGTCTGGGCCGACGGACCGAGCACCGGCTTCGCGGGCGACCCGGATGTCGATAACATGCCGGCGCTTGACGAAGGCGGCTTCGCGGCTTCCGACGACCGCGTCGCCGAACCGGAAAGCGTGGCCGACCATCTCCTCGTCGCCCGCCAAAGCGCCGAACAGGCCAAGTCCGCTGACCAGCGCAGCCGCGCCGCGCTCTATGAAGCGCTGGGCCGCGCCTACGACTTCGCGCTCAGCGCCGAAGCCGAACCGGGCGATTATCAGGAAATCCTCGAAGATGCCGGGATCACTGGCCAGGATCGCGCACCGATGACGCCGGTCGTGAAGCTCGTTTTCGGCGTCGATTACGACAAGACGCGGCTAACCGAATACGCCGCAGCACTCTCCCATGCGAAGCGCGAACATATCGCCGCCGGCACCTTCGCCGATTATCTGAAGGCGCAGAAAGGCGGCCTCAAGGCCGTTGTCGCGGCCGAGCGCGCCGCGCGGCGCCCCGCCACCAGACCCGACCGGCTCGAAGCGGCGCGTGAAGAACTGCGCGATGCGCCGGCTCAGGCCTATGTCGAGCTGGACTCCGATGCCGATACTGGCGAGGAATTCGCGCTGCTCATGGCCCGCCGCCTGCCCGATGGCCGCCTCGCCGTGATCGGCGCAGTGCCGCACGACAAAGCGCTGACCGAACGCGCGATCCGCAAGACCGCAGGCTAG
- the otsB gene encoding trehalose-phosphatase produces the protein MAMKLPAQLSLLPAPIDSLSLFLDFDGTLVPLADHPDAIEVPEGLPELLESCSQRLGGRQVLISGRTLADLGRHLDVTNLSLCGSHGLEQRMVGREERLATEDGDLAAMLAELKRYQAATPGLEVERKRFGAALHFRRAPELADAAAKFGGELAARHGLSVKKGKMVVELVPPGYDKGMAVKAIMQDDVFANSMPLYIGDDVTDEDGFRAARELGGMAVIVGDRESGSAQHRLDGPRAVHALIKAIVEAPR, from the coding sequence ATGGCGATGAAACTCCCCGCGCAGCTTTCGCTACTGCCAGCGCCAATTGATTCCCTGAGTCTGTTTCTCGATTTTGATGGCACGCTCGTGCCGCTGGCGGACCATCCCGACGCCATCGAGGTACCCGAAGGGCTTCCCGAACTGCTCGAGAGCTGTTCGCAGCGCCTGGGCGGGCGGCAGGTGCTGATCAGCGGCCGTACGCTGGCGGATCTTGGCCGCCATCTCGACGTCACGAACCTCTCCCTGTGCGGATCGCATGGGTTGGAGCAACGTATGGTCGGACGCGAGGAGCGGCTCGCGACCGAGGATGGCGATCTTGCCGCCATGCTCGCCGAGCTGAAGCGCTACCAGGCGGCGACGCCCGGCCTCGAAGTCGAGCGGAAACGCTTCGGGGCGGCGCTGCATTTCCGGCGGGCGCCCGAACTCGCCGATGCGGCCGCCAAGTTTGGCGGCGAGCTGGCGGCGCGCCATGGCCTTTCGGTAAAAAAGGGCAAGATGGTCGTCGAACTGGTTCCACCCGGCTATGACAAGGGAATGGCGGTCAAGGCGATCATGCAGGACGACGTGTTCGCGAATTCCATGCCGCTCTATATCGGCGACGACGTGACCGACGAGGACGGTTTCCGGGCGGCGAGGGAATTGGGCGGCATGGCCGTCATTGTCGGCGATCGCGAGAGTGGGAGCGCCCAGCATCGGCTTGACGGGCCACGGGCCGTCCATGCCCTCATCAAGGCCATCGTCGAGGCTCCGCGGTGA
- a CDS encoding glycoside hydrolase family 15 protein produces the protein MKTDLQLWPIGNCQVSALLDVAGSIVWGCVPRVDGDPAFCALLDTAGDGALRRGIWSAELVDQVDARSRYLRNTPVLSTVLTDAQGGSVEMLSFCPRFERSGRMYRPVAYGRIIRPLAGSPRLRMRLAPAKNWGDPDVARTNGTNHARYLCDAHTLRLSTDAPVGHILEERAFRIERPHHFFLGPDEPFVGNIGREVSRMFDLTVDYWRYWARSLAIPFEWQEAVIRAAITLKLCQHEETGAIVAALTTSIPEAPHSERNWDYRYCWIRDAYYTVQALNRLGALDVLEKYLGYLRNIVDEMKEGAIQPLFAVSGESELPEAEAEKLPGYRGMGPVRIGNAAALQTQHDVYGQIILPTIQSFCDQRLLRMSEKADFERLEAVGELAWKTHDKPDAGLWEFRTRSAVHTYSAVMSWAACDRLAMAANVLGLEDRAQFWSQRAVRIRETIEAEAWHEEAGRFGASFGRDDVDASLLQLIDMRFLSADDPRFISTFEAIEERLRRGEHMLRYDSEDDYGLPETAFNICTFWLIEALFLVGRKEEARTLFEQMLTRRTESGLLSEDMDFETGELWGNFPQTYSLVGIINCAGLLSVPWSQMR, from the coding sequence GTGAAGACCGACCTCCAGCTTTGGCCGATCGGCAACTGTCAGGTCAGCGCGTTGCTCGACGTGGCGGGCTCGATCGTATGGGGCTGTGTGCCGCGCGTTGACGGCGATCCGGCATTCTGCGCGCTGCTCGACACCGCCGGGGACGGCGCCCTACGCCGTGGTATCTGGTCGGCCGAACTCGTCGACCAGGTCGACGCCCGTTCGCGCTATCTGCGCAATACGCCGGTGCTCTCGACCGTTCTGACCGACGCCCAGGGGGGATCGGTCGAAATGCTGAGTTTCTGCCCGCGCTTCGAACGATCGGGGCGAATGTATCGGCCGGTTGCCTATGGCCGGATCATCAGGCCGCTTGCCGGTTCGCCGCGGCTGCGCATGCGTCTGGCGCCGGCCAAGAACTGGGGTGATCCCGATGTCGCCCGCACCAATGGCACCAACCATGCCCGCTATCTGTGCGATGCGCACACGCTGCGGCTGAGCACCGACGCGCCGGTCGGCCATATCCTCGAGGAGCGCGCCTTCCGGATCGAGCGCCCCCACCATTTCTTTCTCGGTCCCGACGAGCCCTTTGTCGGCAATATCGGGCGCGAAGTGTCCCGAATGTTCGACCTCACCGTCGACTATTGGCGGTACTGGGCACGCAGTCTGGCGATACCGTTCGAGTGGCAGGAGGCCGTGATCCGCGCTGCCATCACTTTAAAGCTCTGCCAGCATGAGGAAACCGGCGCCATCGTCGCCGCCCTTACGACCTCGATCCCCGAAGCGCCGCATAGCGAGCGCAACTGGGACTATCGCTATTGCTGGATCCGCGACGCCTATTATACGGTCCAGGCGCTCAACCGGCTGGGCGCGCTCGACGTGCTCGAAAAATATCTCGGCTATCTTCGCAACATTGTCGACGAGATGAAGGAGGGCGCGATCCAGCCGCTTTTTGCCGTATCGGGCGAATCGGAACTGCCAGAGGCCGAGGCCGAAAAATTGCCCGGATATCGCGGCATGGGCCCGGTCCGCATCGGCAATGCGGCCGCGCTGCAGACCCAGCATGACGTCTACGGTCAGATCATCCTGCCGACCATCCAGTCCTTTTGCGACCAGCGCCTCCTCCGTATGTCCGAAAAGGCCGATTTCGAGCGTCTGGAAGCGGTCGGAGAGCTGGCTTGGAAGACGCATGACAAGCCCGATGCAGGGCTGTGGGAGTTTCGGACCCGGTCGGCGGTCCACACCTACAGTGCGGTGATGAGCTGGGCGGCCTGCGATCGCCTCGCCATGGCGGCAAATGTGCTCGGGCTCGAGGACCGCGCCCAATTCTGGTCGCAACGCGCCGTCCGGATTCGCGAGACCATCGAGGCCGAGGCCTGGCACGAAGAAGCCGGCCGGTTCGGCGCCAGTTTCGGCCGCGACGATGTCGATGCCAGCCTGTTGCAGCTTATCGACATGCGCTTCCTTTCCGCCGACGACCCGCGCTTCATTTCGACTTTCGAGGCGATCGAAGAACGATTGCGGCGCGGCGAACATATGCTGCGCTATGACAGCGAGGACGATTACGGTCTGCCCGAGACGGCGTTCAACATCTGCACCTTCTGGCTCATCGAAGCGCTTTTCCTCGTGGGCCGGAAGGAGGAAGCGCGGACCCTGTTCGAACAGATGCTCACGCGGCGGACTGAATCGGGGCTGCTTTCGGAAGACATGGATTTCGAGACCGGCGAACTCTGGGGAAACTTTCCGCAGACTTATTCGCTGGTTGGAATAATCAACTGCGCCGGCTTGTTGTCGGTGCCCTGGAGTCAGATGAGATGA
- a CDS encoding alpha,alpha-trehalose-phosphate synthase (UDP-forming), with product MSRLVVVSNRVSVPKAQSAGGAQGGLAIALLAALRESRGIWFGWSGEETDEFEGKIDFQRHDGVTTATIDLEPQDVEEYYNGYANRTLWPLFHFRIDLAEFEREFGKGYERVNERFAQNLIPLVEPEDLIWVHDYHLMPLGERLRSLGAKNRIGFFLHIPWPPTSLFVSLPYHSRLVRTMLSYDVIGFQTVQSLDSFLYYCEKELGVEVDGNTIRFEGRSIRADAFPIGVDFAEFTAFEGSEEARVAEERILSSSRGRKVIIGVDRLDYSKGLPERFDAVGRFFDLHPERTAKTLFIQVAPPSRQDVGSYQEIRAELESMAGRINGARSEVDLVPIRYVNQGYPRRELFGFYRAADVGLVTPLRDGMNLVAKEYVAAQNGENPGVLVLSQFAGAADQLDAALSVNPYSHESMTHTIREALDMPLDERVDRWRTMMENLRQQDVVWWRDRFINALKE from the coding sequence ATGAGCCGGCTGGTCGTCGTTTCGAACCGCGTTTCGGTGCCGAAAGCGCAAAGTGCGGGCGGCGCGCAGGGCGGGCTCGCCATCGCACTGCTCGCGGCATTGCGCGAGAGCCGGGGTATCTGGTTCGGCTGGTCGGGCGAGGAAACGGACGAGTTCGAGGGCAAGATCGATTTCCAGCGCCATGACGGCGTCACCACGGCGACGATCGATCTCGAGCCGCAGGATGTCGAGGAATATTATAACGGCTATGCCAATCGGACGCTGTGGCCGCTCTTTCATTTCCGCATCGACCTTGCCGAGTTCGAGCGCGAGTTCGGCAAAGGCTATGAGCGCGTCAACGAACGGTTCGCACAAAATCTGATTCCGCTCGTCGAACCGGAAGACCTCATCTGGGTCCATGATTATCATCTGATGCCGCTCGGCGAACGCCTGCGATCGCTCGGCGCGAAGAACCGCATCGGGTTTTTCCTCCACATTCCTTGGCCGCCGACGAGCCTGTTCGTGTCGCTGCCCTACCATTCGCGGCTGGTGCGCACGATGCTGTCCTATGATGTCATCGGGTTTCAAACCGTGCAGTCGCTCGACAGTTTTCTCTACTATTGCGAGAAGGAGCTCGGCGTCGAGGTGGACGGTAACACCATTCGCTTCGAAGGCCGCAGCATTCGCGCGGACGCCTTCCCGATCGGTGTCGATTTTGCCGAGTTCACAGCCTTTGAGGGATCCGAAGAGGCGCGGGTGGCGGAGGAGCGTATCCTTTCGAGCAGCCGCGGACGCAAGGTCATTATCGGCGTCGATCGCCTCGATTATTCGAAGGGCTTGCCCGAACGGTTCGACGCCGTCGGCCGCTTTTTCGATCTCCATCCCGAGCGGACGGCAAAGACGCTCTTCATCCAGGTCGCGCCGCCTTCGCGCCAGGATGTCGGCTCCTACCAGGAAATCAGAGCCGAGCTCGAAAGCATGGCCGGACGCATCAACGGCGCGCGCTCGGAGGTTGACCTCGTGCCGATCCGCTATGTCAATCAGGGCTATCCGCGCCGCGAACTGTTCGGCTTCTATCGCGCCGCCGATGTCGGGCTGGTCACGCCGCTGCGCGATGGCATGAACCTTGTCGCCAAGGAATATGTCGCCGCCCAGAATGGCGAGAATCCGGGCGTGCTGGTGCTCTCCCAGTTCGCCGGCGCGGCTGACCAGCTCGACGCGGCCTTGAGTGTCAATCCCTACAGCCACGAGAGCATGACCCATACAATCCGCGAAGCGCTGGACATGCCGCTCGACGAACGTGTCGACCGCTGGCGGACCATGATGGAAAATCTTCGCCAGCAGGATGTCGTGTGGTGGCGTGACCGGTTCATCAACGCCCTGAAGGAGTGA